ATTGTTCTGGGAGAGCAGGATGTTTGCAACCCACTGCCTGGAGAAGAAGTCCGAAGGCATGGTCTTAGTCTGCTTCGGCTTCAGTGATGGCCACGATATATCAACCTCCATTACTGaatacacacatgtatataatgcccacagaaatcaaacaaaagagcCACTTTAAACAGGTTTTTAGTCCGACCAACTGCACTATGCCCCTTTAGGCTTGTGGCTGCATTGTTGTGGTCAGGGGCTGCTAAAAGATATGATGCATATCAGCCAATGTTTGCGATACCCacaaaagagatagagagagagagagagagagttgaagtTTCTGGATTTAAACTGTTTGATGATTAACAATTGCAACTCAAACGACCAAATTAGCCAGTCTGAACATCGGCAGCAACAAAATACAAAGCCAACTTAAGATTTTGGAAGTTGGCCATAGTCACCCTTTAGGTCTTCTTCCTCCTCGTAGTCTGTTCTGGAGTTGAGGGTCAGCATCTGGCAGACCAGCCAAAAGAGGGCAGAATCAAGTGCAAGGAAGCCGCCACTTCCAAGGAGACCTGTCTTAGCAGTGGGGCATTGGTAGTTCACATCATGGTGTACATTATGCAGAATGTGAAGGCCTTCGCTGATTGTTGCCCACAGCAGGAGGACCCCAGCAAGTACAGATACAAGCCTGGCATGATATCAAAGATTCTCAGCTGTATCACCAATCACAACATTGTTGAACTTATGGGTCTTAAGTTCAAATAGTCAATTCCCATTACAGATGAAATGAAGATGTTGAATACCATTTGACTGCTGAAGATCAAAGAAAAGCAATGATGTAATAATTTTAAGTTCTGAAACTTCAGTATTGTTGTGGGTTGTTGATATGCTATCCccttcatttcttctttgtGTGTTGAAATGTGACTAAAAATCTCTTTCGTATCATTAGTATTTGCCAtgataattatttaaatgaatttttttattgatgtaattacaagttaaactcatcGGAAGAACTATAATTGAGTAAATGATAGGCTTAAATCTAATTTGTCTTATTACCTACTTGCAAttataatcatttaaatgaaaGATTGTACATGTAATTATAAGTGAAACTTGCTGGATGAACTAGAATTGTGCAAATGTTTATGATCAAGACCAAATGCAATCTGTCTATGTGTGTTCGCGTAAGTGGTTGAGTGAATAAATGGTTTTTCTACTTACACTGCGATCACAACAAAGACAAGGAGACTGGTGCATCTGAAGAGGCCTGCAGCTGGAATAGACTTTCCGTTGTATGGGGAGAAGACGGCAATGAAGCCAAAAATGGTTGTCAAGGTGAGGAAGATGAATGACAGGCTCCCCAAGACAACCGTATGATCTTGTGGGAAATCGCAAACCACTATATCCTTCAGTGTAGTTACTTCTCCTGCTCTTGGCTGCACAAGTTTTTAAGCAATTGTAAATAGCGAGAGAAAGATGCATTTTACCAAATATAGCTCACAAAGAGGACCATTTCCATAAATTTGGTAGGACAAATAGGCCAAAGCCTGGTTTAATTAATCCGATTTGGTTTACGAGGTCCAATTTTCTGTGGTTAATACAACAGATTAGGGGTAGAGTTAGAAAATTCTGGATAAGGGGTTCCGggtataattttaaatttttaaggagcatcaatatgtaaatgagaaaaattgctaAAAAATAACAGTATGAAACTAAGAAGTTTTGTTAGTGTTCGTgcgggcaattgcctacacgtAGCCCACATGTGCCTCTGCCTCCTGCTGCAGATGGGTATATCAACTTTGGATCTATAATTTCACCAATTTTCAGTTGAATATGGATCTAAGATCAGACCACTGGTTGTATAGCCATAGCCTCATCGTGGACCTGCTTCAACCTCTTTCCAACATTAGGATGTTCAAGAAACACTTGAGATGtccatatatttgaaatcaaagGGGCACCAAGTGTCATATTatgttatattttcaaatacaatGAAAGATGATAAATGCTTGAAAATATCTGTAAGCAATTAAATTATTCCgtaaagtgaaaattttgattggaaggagaaggaggagaagaagaagaagaggtggaATTAGAACCTTCAGGTTTTCTGCAATTGCTCCCAACACGAACGAAATGCAGCCAAATAGTGCAAGAAAGAGAGCAATCTTTGCAGTTTGACTGAAACCCATTGTGCCTGGTTGGTTTAACGTGACCAACTCACccttgaagaaaaggaaaaggcaaaaaatgttATTAGCATAtctttttttagtataaaaaaagaaaagagatagaAACTTAGCTAAAAGTAAGAATATCATTGATCATGTTGATGGATATCAATCAACAGCTAGGAATTCTGTTGTCCTTTAActtcgctctgataccaatcaGCGATTAGGAGGATCTCTCAAACAATTCGGTAACAACTTGTAcctaaggggccgtttgatggcctggaattttgattttggaatcaaaattccataaccaaaattccacctcaaactgcaatggaaatgaaaatgcCAATTCTTGTTTCCCTTTGTATTTGATGTTGAGGAATTTCGATTCCAGAATTGAAAATGGCTTGTTTGATGAAAGGAGATTTAAAATTTACAGAATTCATGAATCGAAACGTTCATGACTTGTGTCccaaagagagataaaaaaaaattctagaatacTGGAACTGTAATTCCAACCCCTAGACTTAGGATCATaattctggaattttgatttcgGAATGAATGCATGgttacaaaatcaaaattctttgtttgataatgcaattcctacaCTCATCaataattataattttaattctagaattccaTAATTCTAGCTGCATCAAAGCCCGTAAAACTTACTCAAGGATGCTATTTATCCGTGTCCTTAAAAATAATGAGAGAACAATGGGTttagggaaaagaaaacaacaagcaATAATAGGGAATAGCAAAGGATAATAAACCACATTAGAGTTTAAATTATTCAATCCTGTCTTCATCTTCCCAAAGAACTAGGAAAAATTTCTGAAGCTATTCAACTTTTATTGTATTTACACTATAATGATAATAAGTTCATAAAATAATTCACAACCAGTTacttcatgaaaagaaaaacaataaaatatttaacaaatatattttgcaAGTACAGATCTTGTTATTTGTTTAATTGCAGAGGCAAAaggcatatgtgtgtgtgtgtatatatatatatatatatatatatatggtctacttattcttcttttttatccATGAAGCTCCCTTTTGTGATTATTTTATAAACTGAGGTTGCTATTGGTATTTTTTCCAACCTTAGGCTGTTTGTTATAGATAGACCAGAAGTTGGCAGTTAAATAGAAATTTATCAGGTTACGAATAAAGAAATAAACTGGatcttggatctggatcaagGTTTGCATGTGGCCCAACAGCTCCTTTGTTTAGCTTGGATCCAGATCACAGCGAACTACTTGCCTGAGGAGGTCCCAGATTCGGGTATATAGGTTGTTCCTTGACACCTTCTCATTTTCATGGACTCGACCTCGGTGAAGATCAAAGTGCATTTGGATTTCATCCGCATCATTCTTTCATCGTTAGCTGTAATCTAATTTAGTCTCAAGATGCGGAGCCtttctttaataaaaatgaaCCTTCACCAGGTGTGGATCTAGAAATTTTGTTGGAGGACCGAACTATATTTTCATAGAAAcggaaatataatttttcaaaaatggaagttctttcctttctttgtgGTGAGCagatttgatttttgtttaaatattgCACATAAGTAAGCTTAATGCATGTTGTTGATAATAATTCTATGTATAGAGGTAAAGAACGGTTTATGATATGGAATAAAGTCTAGAGctaaaaagagagaaggaaaaagactCAGCCATCTAAAACTTGATCTTCCATTAGCTGACCAAAAGGCCAATGCACATCAAGGCTCACAACCGGTGACTTTTGGTCTTTTATGGAAAGTAGCTCTCCTTGATGAGAAACATAAAATACTGCCACTACCACATTCTCTCCATATCTTCAATGGGCAAGTCAGTTGGCAGGTAAAACCTGAGTTAACATGCTTAAAACTTAACTCTATGCACATCACATCTTAATATTGTTATATTTCCTTCACAAATATGAGGGGAAAAAGATATTGTTATAATCTGTCCATGTTCTTTCATGTCTGAGACAACCTCTCATCTCAATTTATCGGCAAccttggtatatatatatatatatatatatatatatatatatatatatatatatatagagagagagagagagagagagagagagcgagagagagagagagagagagagagagagagaagctt
This window of the Nymphaea colorata isolate Beijing-Zhang1983 chromosome 2, ASM883128v2, whole genome shotgun sequence genome carries:
- the LOC116248960 gene encoding uncharacterized protein LOC116248960 → MGFSQTAKIALFLALFGCISFVLGAIAENLKPRAGEVTTLKDIVVCDFPQDHTVVLGSLSFIFLTLTTIFGFIAVFSPYNGKSIPAAGLFRCTSLLVFVVIAVLVSVLAGVLLLWATISEGLHILHNVHHDVNYQCPTAKTGLLGSGGFLALDSALFWLVCQMLTLNSRTDYEEEEDLKGDYGQLPKS